TTCGACGACCATCACCGTGGCCTCGGGCACGTCCACCCCGACCTCTATAACGGTGGTACAGGCCAGTATAGGCTTCTCGCCGGAGGCAAAGGACCTCATGACCTCCTGCCTGGCGGAAAGGGCCATCCGACCGTGGATCATCCCGACCTTATCGCCAAAACGGGCCTCTAAAGCGGCGAATCGATCCTCAAGAGGACCTGCGTCCAGGTGCTCGCTGCCCTCTATTATGGGACACACCCAGAAGACCCGCCTGTCCCGGCCGATCTCTTTCTCCATAAAACCGTAGAGATCGTCTACTTTGTGTTCCCCTATAACCCTGGTCTTCACCGGAATACGGCCTTTAGGCATGGTTCGGATAACCGACACCGAAAGATCGCCGTAGACCGACAGGGCCAGCGTCCTAGGGATAGGGGTCGCGGTCATAACCAACACGTGAGGCACCCCTTTTGTCCCGATGGCGACCCTTTGGAGGACGCCGAAGCGATGCTGCTCGTCTATAACCACTAACCCCAGTTTTTTGAAAGAGACATCCTCCTGGATCAGGGCGTGGGTTCCTATCACCACGTTAACATCGCCGGAGGAGATATCCTCCAGAAGAGACCGCCTCTCCCCTTGAGGAAGGCCACCGATTAAGGTCTCAACCCTGACGCCATAGGGGCTCAGCATGGACTCAATCCTGGAGCCGTGCTGCTGAGCCAAGACGGAAGTAGGAACCATAAGGGCCGCCTGAGCTCCGCCGTCTACCGCCTGCATCATAGCCAGAAGGGCCACGGCGGTCTTTCCCGACCCCACGTCGCCCTGAAGGAGTCGGTTCATAGGCACATCGGAGGCCATGTCGCCGCCGATCTCATCCAAAACCCTGGACTGGTCGGAGGAGAGGGCAAAAGGCAAAGCCCTCTCCAGAGAGCTCCGAAGAGGGCCGTTGCAGGGCAGAGCCGGGGCACCGACAACCTTATCCCTCCTCGATCTGACCGTAGCCAATCCCAGCTGGAGGGTAAAAAGCTCGTCGAAAGCGAGACGTTTTCTGGCGTCTCGCCATGCCTCCGGCGAGGGAGGACGGTGCATCGTCTCGATAGCCAGTCGCAGGTCGATCAGCCCAAGCTCGGAGCGGATAGATTCAGGTATAGGGTCGTCGACGGCACACAAAAAATCCCTGAGGACATGGTCCACCGTTGTCCTCATCCACTGGTCCGATAGGCCAGCGGTGAGGGCGTAAACCGCCACTATACAGCCCATCTGCCTCGGGGGCCTATCCTCCCACAGAACCTCCACCTCAGGGTTTACGAACTGACGGAGCCCTCCTTTATAGGAGACCCTGCCGTGAAGCCCTAAAGACCTGCCCGGGGCGAGCAGATTAGCCAGATTACGGCTGTTGAACCATATGGCCGAGACCAACGCCGTGCCGTCGCTCACCATCGCCTCGGTTAAAATCATCTTTTTGCGGGAGGAAACACGGCTGTCCACCGAGATGACCTTCACTATAGACGAGCAGACCGAGTCAGGGGATATCTCCGACAGCTTTGAAATCGCCCTTCTGTCCTCGTATCTTCGGGGGTAGAAATGGAGAAGGTCCTCTACGGTCTCGATCTCCAGTCGGGCCAGCCTGGAGGATCGGGCCTTTCCGACCCCTTTGAGACAATCCACCGGGCTTGTAAGGTCGATCACAGCAGTTCCCCTTCCCCTCCAGTGTTCGCCTCCACCAGGCTGGAAAATCGGGCAAGAAGGGCCCTGAAGTCGGCCATAAACAAATCTCTGGTCTTTCTTGCGTCGTCGCACTGACGGAGAATCTCGTCCTTTCGGGCCTTGGCGTCGGATATAATGCCCTCCGCCTTGCTCCTGGCCTCGGCGATAATGGCGTCGGCCTCCTTTCTGGCTGAGCCAACTCTCTCCTCCGAGCTTCTTTGGGCCATAAGCAGGGCCTCCTGAAGTGAATCCCTCAGGTTATCGTACTCCTTGAGCTTCTCCTCCAACCTTTTGATATCCTGCTCAAGACCGGACTGACGCTCGGCGGTGTACTGTAACGTGTCGGCCACCCTATCTAAAAAGTCCTCCACCTCGTCGGGATTATAGCCTCTGATAGCCTTGGAAAAAGAGACCGACTCTACATCCAGCACCGTTACAAGGCTAGTCACCCTCTCCCTCCGAGGTATCGTCCTCCACTATCCACTCCTCACAGGCGGTCTTTACAGGAGTGGCCAAAAAGGTGGTCTTAGAGACCCTAAAGAGAGCTCCTCTGGACGCCACGACGGTCTGATGAAGCGACTCTAAGACCGAGTTCGCTTCATCTACCTCGACACCTCCCAGGTCCACCAGCACCAGCCGGCCCTGTCTGAGGGCGGTCAGCATATCGTCCAGAAGCTCTACAGCTACCGCACCTCGGCATAGCACGACCTCCGCCTTAGGAGGAAGGGGCCTCATAATCCTCTCTTTCCTCTCCTCGTCGGAGGAAAGTGACGGAGCAGGAGCAGCCTCCGAGGGAGGGGGCTCCACGGGATCTTTGCTGGATTTTATCTCCGCCGCCACCTCGTCCTGTCTCGAAT
The sequence above is a segment of the Dethiosulfovibrio salsuginis genome. Coding sequences within it:
- a CDS encoding DivIVA domain-containing protein — its product is MTSLVTVLDVESVSFSKAIRGYNPDEVEDFLDRVADTLQYTAERQSGLEQDIKRLEEKLKEYDNLRDSLQEALLMAQRSSEERVGSARKEADAIIAEARSKAEGIISDAKARKDEILRQCDDARKTRDLFMADFRALLARFSSLVEANTGGEGELL
- a CDS encoding cell division protein SepF, which gives rise to MWNKLFDLLGMSEDYDDEDIVITDHSRQDEVAAEIKSSKDPVEPPPSEAAPAPSLSSDEERKERIMRPLPPKAEVVLCRGAVAVELLDDMLTALRQGRLVLVDLGGVEVDEANSVLESLHQTVVASRGALFRVSKTTFLATPVKTACEEWIVEDDTSEGEGD
- the recG gene encoding ATP-dependent DNA helicase RecG, with the protein product MIDLTSPVDCLKGVGKARSSRLARLEIETVEDLLHFYPRRYEDRRAISKLSEISPDSVCSSIVKVISVDSRVSSRKKMILTEAMVSDGTALVSAIWFNSRNLANLLAPGRSLGLHGRVSYKGGLRQFVNPEVEVLWEDRPPRQMGCIVAVYALTAGLSDQWMRTTVDHVLRDFLCAVDDPIPESIRSELGLIDLRLAIETMHRPPSPEAWRDARKRLAFDELFTLQLGLATVRSRRDKVVGAPALPCNGPLRSSLERALPFALSSDQSRVLDEIGGDMASDVPMNRLLQGDVGSGKTAVALLAMMQAVDGGAQAALMVPTSVLAQQHGSRIESMLSPYGVRVETLIGGLPQGERRSLLEDISSGDVNVVIGTHALIQEDVSFKKLGLVVIDEQHRFGVLQRVAIGTKGVPHVLVMTATPIPRTLALSVYGDLSVSVIRTMPKGRIPVKTRVIGEHKVDDLYGFMEKEIGRDRRVFWVCPIIEGSEHLDAGPLEDRFAALEARFGDKVGMIHGRMALSARQEVMRSFASGEKPILACTTVIEVGVDVPEATVMVVENAERFGLSQLHQLRGRVGRGSEQAWCFLLGKPKTTEGVQRLEALCRSSDGFAVAEADMAIRGPGEICGVRQHGITDFKVADLIRDVELLETARERAFRLVEEDRDLSSFPSLRDAVLRRYGRKLGIATTA